The Phyllopteryx taeniolatus isolate TA_2022b chromosome 7, UOR_Ptae_1.2, whole genome shotgun sequence genome has a segment encoding these proteins:
- the mob3c gene encoding MOB kinase activator 3C isoform X2 yields the protein MALCLGQVFSKDKTFRPRKRFEPGTQRFELYKKAQASLKSGLDLRKVVQLPDGENHNDWIAVHVVDFFNRINLIYGTVSEYCTERTCPIMSGGLRYEYRWQDGDDYRKPTKLPALKYMNLMMDWIESLINNEEIFPTRVFLSPRISSRCARRS from the exons ATGGCTTTATGTTTGGGTCAGGTGTTCAGCAAAGACAAAACGTTCCGGCCTAGGAAACGTTTTGAACCCGGCACACAGCGTTTTGAACTGTACAAGAAGGCTCAAGCCTCACTCAAGTCTGGCCTTGACCTCAGGAAGGTTGTGCAGCTGCCCGATGGAGAAAACCACAATGACTGGATTGCCGTGCACGTGGTGGATTTCTTTAACAGGATCAACCTGATCTACGGCACGGTCAGCGAGTACTGCACCGAACGTACCTGTCCGATCATGTCGGGGGGGCTTAGGTACGAGTACAGGTGGCAGGATGGCGACGACTACAGGAAACCCACGAAGCTGCCCGCTCTCAAGTACATGAACCTGATGATGGACTGGATAGAGTCGCTCATCAACAATGAGGAAATCTTCCCCACCAGA GTGTTCCTTTCCCCAAGAATTTCCAGCAGGTGTGCAAGAAGATCCTGA
- the mob3c gene encoding MOB kinase activator 3C isoform X1, with translation MALCLGQVFSKDKTFRPRKRFEPGTQRFELYKKAQASLKSGLDLRKVVQLPDGENHNDWIAVHVVDFFNRINLIYGTVSEYCTERTCPIMSGGLRYEYRWQDGDDYRKPTKLPALKYMNLMMDWIESLINNEEIFPTRVGVPFPKNFQQVCKKILSRLFRVFVHVYIHHFDSICSMGAEAHINTCYKHYYFFISEFNLIDHSELEPLKEMTEKICN, from the exons ATGGCTTTATGTTTGGGTCAGGTGTTCAGCAAAGACAAAACGTTCCGGCCTAGGAAACGTTTTGAACCCGGCACACAGCGTTTTGAACTGTACAAGAAGGCTCAAGCCTCACTCAAGTCTGGCCTTGACCTCAGGAAGGTTGTGCAGCTGCCCGATGGAGAAAACCACAATGACTGGATTGCCGTGCACGTGGTGGATTTCTTTAACAGGATCAACCTGATCTACGGCACGGTCAGCGAGTACTGCACCGAACGTACCTGTCCGATCATGTCGGGGGGGCTTAGGTACGAGTACAGGTGGCAGGATGGCGACGACTACAGGAAACCCACGAAGCTGCCCGCTCTCAAGTACATGAACCTGATGATGGACTGGATAGAGTCGCTCATCAACAATGAGGAAATCTTCCCCACCAGAGTAG GTGTTCCTTTCCCCAAGAATTTCCAGCAGGTGTGCAAGAAGATCCTGAGCCGACTCTTCAGGGTGTTTGTGCACGTTTACATCCATCACTTTGACAGCATCTGCAGCATGGGCGCCGAGGCCCACATCAATACCTGCTACAAGCACTACTACTTCTTCATCTCTGAGTTCAACCTCATTGACCACTCTGAACTTGAGCCCCTG AAAGAGATGACTGAGAAGATTTGCAATTAA